A window of the Nocardia sp. NBC_01329 genome harbors these coding sequences:
- a CDS encoding GNAT family N-acetyltransferase — MGTPSAIDMRARGLRLYHVHQEHPLAVALLAELAIDHSIRYGDTAGAIHRRLRDCPATDFAAPDGDLLVLVDHGGPVAGGGFRRGDATTAELKRVWTAREHRRAGLATRVLAELEAEMIRLGYRRVAATVGDRQPEARALYTAAEFAEVASGIARLCRFEKDLGTGARPLGTQSGAAVEVLDRRPG; from the coding sequence GTGGGTACACCGTCTGCGATCGATATGCGGGCCCGCGGCCTGCGTTTATATCACGTGCACCAGGAACATCCGCTGGCCGTCGCGCTGCTCGCGGAACTCGCCATCGACCACAGCATCCGGTACGGGGACACCGCCGGCGCGATCCACCGGCGGCTCCGGGATTGCCCCGCCACCGATTTCGCCGCACCCGACGGCGATCTGCTGGTGCTGGTGGACCACGGCGGCCCGGTCGCGGGCGGTGGTTTCCGCAGGGGCGATGCGACGACCGCCGAGCTGAAGCGTGTGTGGACCGCGCGTGAGCATCGCCGCGCCGGGCTGGCGACCCGGGTTCTCGCCGAGCTGGAGGCGGAGATGATCAGGCTCGGCTACCGGCGGGTGGCGGCGACGGTCGGAGATCGCCAACCCGAGGCTCGGGCGCTCTACACGGCGGCGGAGTTCGCAGAGGTGGCTTCCGGTATCGCCCGGCTGTGCCGGTTCGAGAAGGACCTGGGTACCGGTGCGCGCCCCCTCGGCACGCAGTCCGGTGCGGCCGTCGAAGTCCTGGATAGACGTCCTGGATAG
- a CDS encoding Cmx/CmrA family chloramphenicol efflux MFS transporter → MPFALYLLALAIFAMGTSEFMLAGLVPDIAADLGVGLGATGLLTSAFAVGMVVGAPLMAALARNWPMRSGLLGFLLVFLAAHMAGAVTGSFAFLVATRVVAAVANAGFLAVALTAAVALVPAGNKGRALAVLLAGTAVATVAGVPGGALLGTLFGWRATFWAIAVICLPVAAGVLAGIPERLPTTDLPARPHLRRELAQLRRPRLLVVMVLGALVNAATFGSFTFLAPLVTGTAGLAPLWVPVALVLFGAGSFAGVTAAGRLSDNRAGAVIVVAGPLLCGGWFALATTADRPIALLTLVCMQGALSFAVGSTLIARVLYEAAAAPTMAGSYATAALNLGAAAGPVLAAFALDTGAGELGPIWVSAALVAVALLLALKWRAVLTAGPEPARADR, encoded by the coding sequence ATGCCTTTTGCTCTCTATCTGCTCGCACTGGCGATCTTCGCCATGGGCACCTCGGAATTCATGCTGGCCGGATTGGTCCCGGATATCGCGGCCGATCTCGGTGTGGGCCTCGGCGCCACCGGCCTACTGACCTCGGCATTCGCGGTCGGGATGGTTGTGGGTGCACCGCTGATGGCGGCTCTCGCGCGGAACTGGCCGATGCGGTCCGGTCTGCTGGGCTTCCTGCTCGTGTTCCTGGCCGCGCATATGGCCGGTGCCGTGACCGGCAGCTTCGCTTTCCTCGTGGCCACCCGGGTGGTGGCAGCCGTCGCGAACGCCGGATTTCTCGCCGTCGCGCTGACCGCGGCCGTCGCGCTGGTTCCGGCCGGGAACAAGGGGCGGGCACTGGCGGTCCTGCTGGCCGGCACCGCCGTGGCCACGGTGGCGGGGGTGCCGGGCGGGGCGTTGCTCGGTACGTTGTTCGGCTGGCGGGCCACCTTCTGGGCGATCGCGGTGATCTGCCTGCCGGTGGCAGCCGGGGTTCTCGCCGGGATTCCGGAGCGCCTGCCTACGACCGATCTTCCCGCGCGCCCGCATCTCCGCCGGGAACTCGCCCAGTTGCGCCGTCCGCGGCTGCTCGTGGTCATGGTGCTGGGGGCCCTCGTGAACGCCGCCACCTTCGGCAGTTTCACCTTCCTCGCACCGCTGGTGACCGGGACTGCCGGGCTCGCCCCGCTCTGGGTGCCGGTGGCCCTCGTCCTATTCGGTGCGGGTTCCTTCGCGGGGGTGACGGCCGCCGGGCGGTTGTCCGACAACCGTGCCGGGGCGGTGATCGTGGTGGCCGGGCCGCTGCTCTGTGGTGGGTGGTTCGCGCTCGCCACGACCGCCGACCGTCCCATCGCGCTGCTCACCTTGGTGTGCATGCAGGGCGCGCTGTCCTTCGCGGTGGGGAGCACCCTCATCGCCCGGGTCCTCTACGAGGCCGCGGCGGCTCCGACCATGGCGGGTTCCTATGCGACCGCGGCCCTGAACCTCGGTGCCGCGGCCGGTCCCGTGCTGGCGGCGTTCGCTCTGGATACGGGCGCGGGTGAGCTGGGTCCGATATGGGTGAGCGCGGCGCTGGTAGCGGTGGCACTGCTGCTCGCACTGAAGTGGCGCGCGGTACTCACCGCAGGGCCGGAGCCGGCGCGCGCGGATCGGTAG